The following is a genomic window from Episyrphus balteatus chromosome 1, idEpiBalt1.1, whole genome shotgun sequence.
agcaaattgaattgaaaacttACCACATTCAAAAGATAATTGCACATTTCTCTAGATGGCAAATCATTCAAAGCTGCAACTAGTGTTTTGGCCAAATCCATTTTGGCCCCATAGTAAATCTTTGTTAGGATATTTCCGGGGATTTTTTGATCAGGAAAGGCCTCCTGGCATTCGTCCAGGAGGACCTCCATCACGAATTCTTCCATTTGAtaaattttgattgattttctTTGATTTGGTGGGAGATTATACAACGCACTTTATTTTAAAGCACAATCCTATTGcacttttatatgaaatttgctTCGATATTCTTCTTGGGGGtaattcttttaaactttacTGTATTTCGTTGGGTGACTTTATTAACTTTAGCccaaatctatattttttttgaataaataatgttaatatagaaatcacttatcaacGTCACGTGGATGAATaacaaatttaaatgatgcgtaaaataatgataaattttgcaaattttcaactttttcctccgaattaaaaaaaagaaaaataaaaatttctcttCTACACAAACATCAACACTGACAAGTGGATGCGAAATGACATTTGGGGGATTTTTGAAGGTAGAaggaaattttttgttgtttgacaTTTTCTTTTGAGGTTTATTTTCgtagtatttttgttgttgttggggtttttttttgacgtttatTTTCAGCAACAAGTTTGTTGTTTGTCAGCTGATTGGTTTTGAATCTAGTACAATTTTATACCGGAAGTATACATTTTAAGAATATATGAATGGCGGTTAAAATtcaaaaaggaaatattttttcaaaataatttttttttttggtgataaATCCCTGGAAGTTTGAATATGGAAATCGTAATTATAATGTATAGTGACTACATCCATCGATTTGCTCGAATTGATGATTATAATGTTCAGCTTCTGTAAGGAGTTAAATATATTCGAACTCTGGGTTCTTTGGAGGAACACATTAATGGAGGAATATGACATGAGTAGGGTATGAACACAGtacacttttgtactttttcactttttgagccaatgtagttaaggctttaaaggtataactacaacgaccactttttgcaaaaagtcaaaaagtgatagatttcaaactcattttctgacagtttttacgacgaaaagctgcgttcctttggaaatatttatctactttttagtacttaaagctgctttgaaccaCAGTACTGTACTGTGGagtatgaaaacaaaaatttactataaaatttACTAGAAATGAATTGATCTTCTTAATGGAGGTCATACACTAGAAAAGTACCTATATGGTAGCGTTACAGGTACGATACATAGTCCTGAAGCGGTAAATATGGTTTGCACAGTAAACCTCCTTTAGGGACTGAGTTTGGAACAGAATAGCTCTATAGTTGTTGAAAGAAATGTTAATAACTACGAGGATCACTATACTTTCGAAttgacaaatttaaataaaatgtacgatTGGGTCGCATGTATAGGATAGAGGTTGCCTATTTTTGGCAGTCttcagtttccggccacctttcggaatATCGTTATAACTAGCGATTTtgtagggtttattccaaaattttgatcTTATGCTGTTCTCTTATTATGTTAGAACAGCTAACGATTTtctgaaaggtggccggaaactggagacggctgaaaataggcaactctaccctacacgttttaaaaatatataaagcaaaaaacaactttcagaaatATACACAAAATCGTTGTAccaaattttgaagaaaatccgtccacgctTTTAAACTgtagaaatgtgtacagattGACGCAAAGACGAACAGATGGACGGGCAAAATtacgagacccacttttttggattcCTCCATCATAATAGGTCTGGTTTGGGTACTAcctaaaacagaattttctttagttttgccaaaaataatgtacaaaactaCAGAAATATGTCTGTTTTagacagtacccaaacagacctaatgtTGGTTtggattaaaacctcaaatttgtttttgacaCGAAATCAATACCACCTTATAGAACAAGTAAAAATTTGAGTTGATAACTTACAAATTTTGTAGGCTGTAacgttttttaaaatgtatttaggTACCCAGCTCCAAATCTTTTTCACCGTAGGGCTAACGTATGTACATAAGTTCAGAAATCACAGTAATTAAGTTACTTACACTTAAGTCATTTTTCTAAACTACCTCACGTGCTTAACTTTTGGATGTACAACTTAACTGTGTAATCCCAGTAATCGTTAAAATCTACGCGCTAAGAACCTGAAGGTAATTACTTCAAACtagacaaagtttttttttaaactaaaattaacggtgctaggttaaaaaaaaacagccctTGGCCCTTTCTGCATTTTTAGTTATACAAtacttttaatatttgtctatagaaaaaaatgatacacatacgccacagtgacctgtAACGATACATACGTATGTAAATGGTTTTCGAAATAACCAATTTTGTAAACCAATGACCGAATCGCGAATGTTAGTTAAAACAACTTTTCAGGATGTTAAATTTCAACAGAATAacttagaaacaaaaaattatacattcaGAATTATTGCGATTAACAACTACATATCAAttattgatagttgataaaagtTTGATAtcttataatttaataaacaaatgttttgataacaaattataataaatggagttttaaaataccaaatttcagtatttatcaacaatcAATAATTTATAGTTGACAATCGCAATACGGGTGATAGATAAAAACGATAATGCAAGGCCTTACGAGTTgagtttatatattttgtttcttaaatttgtaaaaaataggTGTGTTTATTATTAACTTGCGTGGTAAGTaatgtttccaaaaataaacaaatgaaagTGTATTCAATAAgtctttaatagaaaaaaaagcagaaaaaataattttcgtctGTCGAAGAAACAATCCGTCAAAAAAATCTGTCGTAGATCCATTGGAAGGTTAAACGATAGAGGCGAAAGCGTTTGTCTATCTATCAATAGATGACTTTTGTCGAAAGTCGATCATCGAAAATGAATTTTGGTATTGTAAATCTTTGTCGACAGACGACTTTTGTCTATAGTAGTCGATCAGCTAAAAAGGTATTTTGGGATTGAGaacgatattttttgtttaatcattcgatctttttcgtttacaattttgctttcGACTAAAATCCAAATCATAATTCACAAGAGCAAATATTTGGTAGAAAGAGATACAAAATACCAAAACAGATATTTATCGATTCCATAGACTTTTATCGCATTGAAAGTTGAACGACACTCGCAATAAGACCCAATAATACAAAACTTCACATTCGCCTACTAAAAAGTTCGACTTCGTATTCCGTATTGGAGCCAAGccgctttcaaaaatgttccataaAACGCATTCACTTTTTTGTATGagacttttaattttgtttttaatttttcaggcttcaagtataattatttttgtttttcatattttagtACATTATGAGTTTCATGTTCATTGGCAGATGTAAAATCAATATTGTAggtatgttttcttttttagagttgaaaattaaattatttaatggataAACATTCGTTTAGCTCGCattattgaactttttttttttcaaagtttcaatattggaaacaatttttttaaaattttggtcaaTTTACACCCTTAaagtacaaaaaattctttacattaaatttttcttttttcttcatgGTTTTTAGTTTCACGAAAATATCAGAATCAATATCATTGATATTGCAAATTCCAAAAAGTTTGATGCACTATCAAAATACCTAAAACTGctaaaaatgaagaaatttaaacaaaataccttttttggttcaattcaacaatttattatttctaaACAGAATATATTATATAATcatatattaagaaaaaaaaaaagaaaacaatttttaattaataacaaatgGAAAGCGATCGCATTTTTATATGCATAAATTGcactatttcaaaaaaataaaaaaaaaataataaatctctTCTAATTCTATACATCGATCATCAAGAGATGTattcaaaaacaatcatgatCGTTATGTTAGTTAGTATCAAAaccaataataattattaaaaaaatgttatttggtTCAATGTGAGTTTACAAAGTTTTTGTTCTAAACAAATAATGTGCAATTCAATGTTCACCTTTTTGTAATATTGTTTGCATTCCAAAATTGGATTTGCTTTTTATGTAATTCATTAAAGGTTTTACCACAAAAAGGTTAATAATTAAATGcagtaaattaataataatggcaattaacaaaaaaaaataataaaactcatAGAACCATAATTCCAAAGCGGTTTTTCCTTGGTGGAAATAGATGCTTCTTAAAACCAAAACTGGATTGATGTTTTgtacgtttgttttttttttttttttaattcataagtttttttgttgttttttttttcttcattttttcttcTACTCTTGGTTATTTTCTTCCACATAGAATAATTTCGGTACGATCTGAATGTTTTAAATCCGAAAGTAGCAAAATATTGATAATTTAATAAACTACGATGACGACATttctccttttttgtttttttgttctcaattttcCACTCcaattttgtgttttcttacattttctgcatttgaaatgagatttttaaaaaaatatatattttctcattttgttttttttaaagaacttcaTGGTTTATAGTAAAAATACTATCAAAGTTTGTAAAAATCTGTTATCGATATGTTGGCAAATAAATGCAACATGTTTTGTGCTTTGTATAAAAAGTGTGTTAGAATTTTTGATTAATTCTACTagtgtcgttgtttttttttaaggcacttTGTGGTCAAATGAGTTCAATTTGGCTGAGCCTGAGCCGATTTGAATTCAATGACAGTTAATTGTTTACAAATTAGAAACCAAAGGCACCTTGGCAATCTCTGGCACAACTGCTGCCACAGGTGTGGCAATTGGTGTTGCAACAGGTGTAACTACAGCTGTGGCTGAAATGGTTGTGTTTGCTCCATTGGCTTTGGCATTAGAATTGTTACGAGAACGTGGACCCCTGCGTGATCGTGGGGTCCTTCGCGCTGGGGTACCATCTTTTGTTGTTGAGTCAGGTTGCATTTTGTTATCACCAGCAACGTTGTTTGCATCACCTCCAGCTTGGTTCTCCTTGTTACGACCTggaatttaaataaacatttaaaaagaataaatttttatttgttgtaatGTTTACTCACCACCCGATCGTCTCGGAGCTCTTCTAGTCGATTTAATCACTGGTTTGATTGTTGTCTTGGCTGGATCATAGAAACTATCAAACAGTTCAATCAAATCTGTTTTGTCTTCTTGCTTCAAATCTTCGATAGCTTGGATAACTTCTGCCAAACCttccttttgtttttctgtCCAAATGGTATTCAAACTAGTCAAGTCATGACCATTCTCAGCCAAAATAATGCGATACTTGACCGCACGCAGACGATGCTGTAGAGTTGCCttgaaataattcaaaaataccgGTCGGAAAGAATTCTGACGTTCCAGCATCAAATTTTGGCTTTCTAGTTCATCTAGATCACAGGAGATTGGTTGGGCATACTGTGTGATAATTTCGTGCATTAATTCAGcatcatcattattattattgttgttatttgtCAATCGAAGTGCTACGTTATAAGTCATTTTAGCGCGAATACTGGCGCTACCATCGAATAAATCAGATTCACTATTTGATCGTCTACGATTTCTTCgctgttttttgttgttttctgtttttggtgaaacagaTGCATCACCTCCATTCTCTACTTTTGGTGGTGTAGATGTTGATGAGCTTACAACTtgttcttcattgttgttatttttatcaCCAACTCCCGAAAGAGTTTTAGCGAGTTTTCTCAAACTCAAATACTGTATGGTACCATCTTCATTTGTGCTCGTGACATTTTTCTGAGCTAAATGGAAGCCATTTGCAAATGCTTTGACCGTTTGTTGGAATCTCTCCAGGAGATCGTATTTTTTAAGTGATTCCAAAATCATATAAGGAATGAATTTTCTTTCTTCGTGATAGATCATTACGATGCCATCGGATTCGGGATTAGATTTCTTAAGCGATTCCAGCCAATTAAGGAAATCTTTTAATGCAGCTACTTCTGATTTAGACTTAATCACCTAGAAAGGAATGCGTTTGTTTAGAAATTATACTTTTAAGTTTAATAATAAAGAAATCggcccaaaaaaaatataaataaaaataaaacgaattaGTACAATTCTTGGaagaatatcaaataaaatgagGGAAAGGACCCACACGAACTTTGTTTTACTCTTTACTATTATTTATCTTAGACCCGAAGAAgaagatagttttattcttctattaaatgttttattctaagaataagctatatctgacttttgaaaaattgattttttgtctATCTGGGGAATAAGtcctaactgactgtttaactggctattgaaaaattggtccttaggaaaaaatatattttgtttgaatgataaaaattaagttttcggGCTTAATGATCTTTCAGAGaattaatgaaattaataagAACTAATTCATTATTTTCCCAACGTTTCTCCGGTTTTTTTCCGGCTTCATCAGGGGATTTttctttattagtttttttttaggattggCCTATTgcattttgattgttttaattggcatttaaaataaatttaaaaaaaaaaactttttacagttaaaataaattaaaaacaaacggaaataaatatttgacattAAAAACAGATAAGTTATGGCAACACTCagtggataattttcgaaaagcttaaaaaaaaaaaattgcaatttttttagctgaatgcaggAGTTCggtttgttgaattatttgcaatcgaaatattttttttttcattcggaagcagatattttcggatcaaattcCCTAAACAAGCTTTGGTTGACAGaaatgagatcacagtgaacaggcctatgcattcagctaaaaaaattacaactttttttttttaagattttcgaaaattatccaaggggtaccccttgtctaaaaattcggaatttttaaaaatccatcgaatgagacatcaaaaaaaaggactctttagactctattcataactgaaaaccaaaagattgtaggagttcgggttgttgaattatttgcaatcgaattttttattttttctttcgaaagcagatattttcggatcaaagtcccgaaacaagttttggttaacagatattaGGTACCACGCCCCTAAGAAGAAAATgtctattttaaaaatgtttcctttCAACAAGATATCAGCTCTATTATTCTACTAAGTTTCAAGATTCAACGATGATCAAAAGTGCTctttaatatttgatgaaaatttagcGAAAATGG
Proteins encoded in this region:
- the LOC129907182 gene encoding maternal protein exuperantia isoform X2, whose product is MGSLNEPKTVKTLPKGKYTLVGVDIDTTGKRLIDEIVQLAAYTPNSHFEQYIMPYMNLNPAATNRHQVRVITIGFYRMLKSLQTFKVIKSKSEVAALKDFLNWLESLKKSNPESDGIVMIYHEERKFIPYMILESLKKYDLLERFQQTVKAFANGFHLAQKNVTSTNEDGTIQYLSLRKLAKTLSGVGDKNNNNEEQVVSSSTSTPPKVENGGDASVSPKTENNKKQRRNRRRSNSESDLFDGSASIRAKMTYNVALRLTNNNNNNNDDAELMHEIITQYAQPISCDLDELESQNLMLERQNSFRPVFLNYFKATLQHRLRAVKYRIILAENGHDLTSLNTIWTEKQKEGLAEVIQAIEDLKQEDKTDLIELFDSFYDPAKTTIKPVIKSTRRAPRRSGGRNKENQAGGDANNVAGDNKMQPDSTTKDGTPARRTPRSRRGPRSRNNSNAKANGANTTISATAVVTPVATPIATPVAAVVPEIAKKM
- the LOC129907182 gene encoding maternal protein exuperantia isoform X1, which encodes MGSLNEPKTVKTLPKGKYTLVGVDIDTTGKRLIDEIVQLAAYTPNSHFEQYIMPYMNLNPAATNRHQVRVITIGFYRMLKSLQTFKVIKSKSEVAALKDFLNWLESLKKSNPESDGIVMIYHEERKFIPYMILESLKKYDLLERFQQTVKAFANGFHLAQKNVTSTNEDGTIQYLSLRKLAKTLSGVGDKNNNNEEQVVSSSTSTPPKVENGGDASVSPKTENNKKQRRNRRRSNSESDLFDGSASIRAKMTYNVALRLTNNNNNNNDDAELMHEIITQYAQPISCDLDELESQNLMLERQNSFRPVFLNYFKATLQHRLRAVKYRIILAENGHDLTSLNTIWTEKQKEGLAEVIQAIEDLKQEDKTDLIELFDSFYDPAKTTIKPVIKSTRRAPRRSGGRNKENQAGGDANNVAGDNKMQPDSTTKDGTPARRTPRSRRGPRSRNNSNAKANGANTTISATAVVTPVATPIATPVAAVVPEIAKVPLVSNL